In Aureibaculum algae, the following are encoded in one genomic region:
- a CDS encoding carboxypeptidase-like regulatory domain-containing protein: MKTSKISNIAILMMIMLIIIPAFAQNKVVGGKVTTYKTIALKNAKVTVKKTKQVTYTDSLGNFKLECNVKDKLIITAKGFKSRTIKVKNIKDPLKIDIEIEGEESDLDLAFANGHMNSKELKEAKVFYNTVQPYSFGYNNIIDLLKGKFPGATISDAGVIIRGANTQSNSTSNYALIVLNGAISTIDAITMINIVEIKNIKILTGPAASRWGTGSSNGVVFVELLQK; encoded by the coding sequence ATGAAAACTTCAAAGATTAGTAACATTGCAATTTTAATGATGATAATGTTGATAATTATTCCTGCTTTTGCTCAAAACAAAGTAGTAGGAGGAAAAGTAACTACGTATAAAACCATAGCCTTAAAAAATGCTAAGGTTACAGTAAAGAAAACCAAACAAGTAACTTATACAGATTCATTAGGTAATTTTAAATTGGAATGTAATGTTAAGGATAAACTAATTATAACAGCAAAAGGTTTCAAATCAAGAACAATTAAAGTAAAAAACATTAAAGATCCATTAAAAATTGACATTGAGATAGAAGGAGAAGAAAGTGACCTTGACTTGGCTTTTGCAAATGGACATATGAACAGCAAAGAATTAAAAGAAGCAAAAGTATTTTACAATACAGTGCAGCCTTATAGTTTTGGGTATAATAATATAATAGATTTACTTAAGGGAAAGTTCCCAGGTGCTACTATCTCTGATGCAGGAGTTATAATCAGAGGGGCGAATACTCAATCCAATTCTACAAGTAACTATGCTTTAATTGTTTTGAACGGTGCAATTAGTACTATTGATGCAATAACAATGATTAACATTGTTGAAATAAAAAATATTAAAATACTAACCGGCCCGGCAGCATCTAGATGGGGTACTGGTAGTAGTAATGGAGTAGTTTTTGTGGAGCTGTTGCAGAAGTAA
- a CDS encoding YwbE family protein has product MQGNTRKNINIGQNVAIVLKQDQRSGKLTEGVVQKILTNSPNHPHGIKVMLVSGKVGRVKEILE; this is encoded by the coding sequence ATGCAAGGCAACACAAGAAAAAACATCAATATCGGTCAAAACGTAGCAATTGTTTTAAAGCAAGACCAGCGTTCTGGTAAACTTACGGAAGGTGTTGTACAAAAAATACTAACAAATTCACCCAACCATCCCCATGGTATAAAAGTGATGTTGGTTTCTGGAAAAGTAGGACGAGTTAAAGAAATTTTGGAGTAA
- a CDS encoding alpha/beta hydrolase family protein: MIRILTLCFLFISTLCFSQTKSSFKNLDVFELEWAVNPEISPDGNRVVYQRSGFDIMNDRKQSRLWMMNADGSNHIKLTSNEVSESNPKWSPDGSKIAFTSSTENGSEIFVHWLATGKTAKLTQLEKSPSGLSWSPDGKHIAFLMTVPEAQPTLVKAPKKPEGAKWAEHPRVTTRLKYEADGSGYIQPGFKHLFIVSADGGSPRQISSGNFKYGSPQWSKDGKSLFFSGNLIADWDYDFRNSEIYTIDIATGKTSALTDRKGPDHSLAISPNGKQIAYIGFDDKVQTYQVNHMYVMDSDGTNKKQINTGLDRSPNNLTWSVDGKGLYFQYDNTGNTKIGYTTLSGKTSKIADNLGGTSIGRPYGGGSYSLSENGTIAFTQTTPSYPSEVAVVKKGKTIKISHLNEDILPFRTLGKVEEIWYKSTIDGNDIQGWIAYPPNFDASKKHPLLVENHGGPISNYGDRFSPEIQLYASAGYVVFYPNPRGSTSYGEKFGNLLYHNYPGNDYDDVMDGVDAVISKGYINPKELYVTGGSAGGIMSAWMIGKNNRFKAAAVIKPVMNWISKTLTADNYYGYANSRYPGQPWENFETYWKFSPLSLVGNIQTPTLVMVGTEDRRTPLSEAKQLYSALKIRKIETALVEIPGAYHLIVNRPSQLITKVDHIIAWFERYRDK; the protein is encoded by the coding sequence ATGATTCGTATTCTAACGCTTTGTTTCCTTTTTATTTCCACGTTATGCTTTTCTCAAACCAAATCTTCATTTAAAAATCTTGATGTATTTGAATTAGAATGGGCAGTTAATCCTGAAATTTCACCTGATGGTAATCGTGTTGTCTATCAACGTAGTGGATTTGACATTATGAATGACCGTAAACAATCTCGACTATGGATGATGAATGCCGATGGTTCAAATCACATAAAATTAACTAGTAACGAAGTGAGTGAATCTAATCCGAAATGGTCACCAGACGGCTCTAAAATTGCCTTTACAAGTAGTACTGAAAATGGTTCAGAAATATTTGTGCACTGGTTAGCAACCGGTAAAACCGCTAAATTAACGCAATTGGAAAAATCGCCAAGTGGCTTAAGTTGGTCACCTGACGGAAAGCATATCGCTTTTTTAATGACTGTACCAGAGGCACAACCAACATTGGTAAAAGCTCCAAAAAAACCAGAAGGAGCCAAATGGGCCGAACATCCAAGAGTAACCACACGATTGAAATATGAAGCTGATGGTTCAGGGTATATTCAACCGGGATTTAAACATTTATTTATTGTTTCAGCGGATGGTGGTAGTCCAAGACAAATTTCGTCTGGTAACTTTAAATATGGCAGTCCACAGTGGTCAAAAGACGGAAAATCACTCTTTTTTAGTGGTAATTTAATTGCCGATTGGGACTATGACTTTAGAAATTCCGAGATTTATACGATAGACATCGCCACAGGAAAAACCTCTGCGTTAACCGACAGAAAAGGGCCAGACCATAGCTTAGCTATTTCACCAAATGGCAAACAAATTGCGTATATCGGTTTTGATGATAAGGTACAAACCTATCAAGTGAATCATATGTATGTAATGGATAGTGATGGCACTAATAAAAAACAAATTAATACGGGTTTAGATAGAAGTCCCAATAACTTAACATGGAGCGTTGACGGAAAAGGCCTTTACTTTCAATATGATAACACGGGCAATACGAAAATTGGCTACACTACCCTATCCGGAAAAACTTCAAAAATTGCAGACAATTTAGGAGGCACTTCTATTGGTAGACCTTATGGTGGAGGCTCTTATTCTTTATCAGAAAACGGAACTATTGCCTTTACACAAACTACACCAAGTTATCCTTCTGAAGTTGCAGTTGTAAAAAAGGGTAAAACCATTAAAATCTCACACCTCAACGAAGATATTTTACCATTTAGAACTTTAGGTAAGGTTGAAGAAATATGGTATAAATCGACCATTGATGGTAATGATATTCAAGGTTGGATTGCTTATCCTCCAAATTTTGATGCGTCTAAAAAACATCCTTTATTGGTTGAAAATCATGGTGGACCCATTTCTAATTATGGCGACCGATTTTCACCAGAAATACAATTGTACGCCAGTGCAGGTTACGTAGTTTTTTATCCCAACCCAAGAGGAAGCACTAGTTACGGAGAAAAATTTGGAAATTTACTCTATCACAATTATCCCGGTAATGATTATGACGACGTTATGGATGGCGTAGATGCCGTTATTTCTAAAGGTTATATAAATCCTAAAGAATTATACGTAACGGGCGGAAGTGCGGGTGGTATCATGTCTGCATGGATGATTGGTAAAAACAATCGCTTTAAAGCTGCCGCCGTTATAAAACCTGTAATGAATTGGATTAGTAAAACCCTAACGGCTGACAACTATTATGGCTATGCAAATTCGCGTTACCCAGGTCAACCTTGGGAAAACTTTGAAACCTATTGGAAATTTTCACCACTCTCTTTAGTAGGCAATATTCAAACACCTACCCTAGTTATGGTAGGTACAGAAGACAGACGCACTCCTTTATCGGAAGCCAAACAATTGTACAGTGCTTTAAAAATTAGAAAAATTGAAACGGCCTTGGTAGAAATCCCTGGTGCTTATCATTTAATTGTAAACCGTCCTAGCCAGCTAATTACTAAAGTAGATCATATTATAGCTTGGTTTGAAAGGTATCGTGATAAATAA